The Exiguobacterium aurantiacum DSM 6208 genome includes a window with the following:
- a CDS encoding NAD kinase codes for MQFAIVARGDARSADIARELTDKLTAAGHSESNEPRIVVSVGGDGTMLQAFHEYVDRLEDVLLVGIHTGHLGFYADWQPDELDELTDMITSESFEPVSYPLVEVLIDYEDGTTERQLAMNECTIKNYKRTLVCDLSIRDDYFETFRGDGLCISTPSGSTAYNKALGGAIVHPSIEAIQVTEMASINNLVYRTIGSPLLLPKHHQVKIAPHTKTEFELAFDHQEALSWSNVRSIRCAVAKEKVTFARFRPFPFWRRVRESFIEEGK; via the coding sequence ATGCAGTTTGCGATTGTGGCAAGGGGAGACGCGCGTTCGGCTGACATCGCGCGTGAGTTGACGGACAAGTTGACAGCGGCAGGCCATTCTGAGTCGAACGAACCGCGCATCGTCGTGTCGGTCGGCGGGGACGGGACGATGTTGCAAGCGTTCCATGAATATGTAGACCGCTTAGAAGACGTGCTTCTCGTCGGCATCCATACGGGACATCTCGGGTTTTATGCCGACTGGCAACCGGACGAGCTCGATGAATTGACGGACATGATCACGAGCGAATCGTTCGAGCCGGTCTCTTACCCGCTCGTCGAGGTGCTCATCGATTATGAGGACGGGACGACCGAACGGCAACTGGCCATGAACGAGTGCACGATTAAAAACTATAAGCGGACGCTCGTCTGCGACTTGTCGATTCGAGACGACTATTTTGAGACGTTCCGGGGGGATGGGTTGTGCATCTCGACACCGTCGGGATCGACCGCCTATAATAAGGCGCTCGGCGGGGCCATCGTCCATCCGTCGATCGAGGCGATTCAAGTGACGGAGATGGCGTCGATCAACAACCTCGTCTATCGGACGATCGGGTCGCCGTTGCTCTTGCCAAAACATCATCAAGTGAAGATCGCGCCGCACACGAAAACAGAGTTCGAACTGGCGTTTGACCATCAAGAAGCGTTGTCATGGTCGAACGTCCGATCGATCCGCTGTGCGGTCGCGAAAGAAAAAGTGACGTTCGCCCGTTTCCGTCCGTTCCCGTTCTGGAGACGAGTGCGCGAGTCGTTCATTGAAGAAGGGAAGTAA
- a CDS encoding GTP pyrophosphokinase, whose protein sequence is MQSMDWDQFLVPYQIAVDELKVKFKAIRKQYNSQNEHSPIEFVTGRVKPLGSILEKAKRKHIAYDNLATEMQDIAGLRIMCQFVDDIVHVLELLHHRTDFKIVEERNYITNQKESGYRSYHIIIEYPVQTIHGEFPTLVEVQVRTLAMNFWATIEHSLNYKYDGDMPKEVQERLRRAAEAAFLLDAEMSQLRVEIQDAQQVFRDKEMNVQTDQD, encoded by the coding sequence ATGCAATCAATGGATTGGGATCAATTTTTAGTGCCGTATCAAATTGCGGTCGACGAGCTGAAAGTGAAATTCAAGGCGATTCGTAAGCAATACAACTCACAAAACGAGCACTCTCCAATCGAGTTCGTCACGGGACGTGTCAAACCTCTTGGCAGCATCCTAGAGAAGGCGAAACGGAAGCATATCGCCTACGACAACTTGGCGACCGAGATGCAGGACATCGCCGGTCTGCGCATCATGTGCCAGTTCGTCGACGATATCGTCCATGTGCTCGAACTGCTCCACCATCGGACCGACTTTAAAATCGTCGAAGAACGCAACTACATCACGAACCAAAAAGAATCAGGGTATCGCTCGTACCACATCATCATTGAATACCCGGTCCAGACGATTCATGGTGAATTTCCGACGCTCGTTGAAGTGCAAGTGCGCACGCTCGCCATGAACTTTTGGGCGACGATTGAACACTCGCTCAATTATAAATACGACGGAGATATGCCGAAAGAAGTGCAGGAACGGCTACGCCGTGCTGCCGAAGCGGCCTTCTTGCTCGACGCCGAAATGAGCCAGCTCCGAGTCGAGATTCAAGACGCACAGCAAGTGTTCCGGGATAAAGAAATGAACGTCCAAACGGACCAAGACTAG
- a CDS encoding CYTH domain-containing protein, with protein sequence MERRQMTQEVEIEFKSMLTKDEYEALLDAYQLADQVKWQANDYFDTPTFELRNHGAALRIREKKTGLVLTLKQPHDVGLLETHAPLTDEAAENLFKYGIVHDEQMKEALASFNLTGPLEHLGRLETKRAEIETAEGLLVLDESNYLEIRDYEIEFEVTDETAGRIAFERLLAKHGIPLRPAKNKIVRFMEEKMSRSEG encoded by the coding sequence ATGGAGCGACGACAAATGACCCAAGAAGTGGAAATTGAATTTAAATCGATGTTGACGAAAGACGAGTACGAGGCGTTGCTCGACGCTTATCAACTGGCTGACCAAGTGAAATGGCAAGCGAACGACTATTTCGATACACCGACGTTTGAACTGCGCAACCATGGCGCGGCTTTACGGATCCGCGAGAAGAAAACCGGTCTCGTGCTGACGCTCAAGCAACCTCACGATGTCGGACTGCTCGAGACGCATGCACCGCTCACTGATGAAGCGGCAGAAAACCTGTTCAAGTACGGCATCGTTCACGATGAACAGATGAAAGAAGCGCTCGCATCATTCAACCTGACCGGTCCGCTCGAACACCTCGGACGCCTCGAGACGAAACGGGCCGAAATCGAGACGGCAGAGGGGTTGCTCGTCCTCGACGAAAGTAATTATTTGGAGATTCGTGACTATGAAATAGAATTTGAAGTGACGGACGAGACAGCCGGGCGGATCGCCTTTGAGCGCTTGCTCGCCAAACACGGCATCCCGCTTCGTCCCGCCAAAAATAAAATCGTCCGGTTCATGGAAGAAAAGATGAGCCGGAGTGAAGGTTGA
- a CDS encoding DsbA family protein, which produces MELQGKRHAMRFLRHLHINDIFLNKTTHDADLWEIARSFSEYGLDIDELAADIQSNQLLSALAVDHQILKDWEIETLPALTFVTRDEALKIEGVYPYDVYQAVMAELLGYVPNRETDWDVEKVLGHYDASTITELAFILELEKPVIERELKKLSLQQRCRPVPGCSGQAWATKK; this is translated from the coding sequence ATGGAATTACAAGGGAAACGTCATGCGATGCGTTTTTTGCGTCACTTGCATATTAACGACATTTTTTTGAACAAAACGACGCATGACGCTGATTTATGGGAAATCGCTCGCTCGTTTTCCGAATATGGTCTCGACATCGATGAGCTGGCGGCTGACATTCAGTCCAACCAACTGTTAAGCGCCCTCGCCGTCGACCACCAGATTTTAAAAGACTGGGAAATCGAGACGCTACCGGCGCTCACATTCGTCACGCGTGACGAGGCGCTGAAAATCGAAGGCGTCTATCCTTACGACGTCTATCAAGCCGTCATGGCCGAACTGCTCGGCTACGTCCCGAATCGCGAAACCGATTGGGACGTCGAAAAAGTGCTCGGTCATTACGACGCCTCGACGATCACCGAACTCGCGTTCATCCTAGAACTCGAGAAGCCGGTCATCGAACGAGAATTGAAAAAGCTGTCGCTCCAGCAACGTTGCCGCCCCGTACCCGGTTGCAGCGGACAAGCCTGGGCGACGAAAAAGTAA
- the pepF gene encoding oligoendopeptidase F, producing the protein MSDVLTRQQVPVEETWSLETIYADDQAWEQDFEALKANVPALMEYKGKLGDSADTLYAALSLRDELSRQLHKLYTYAHMRYDEDTANSHYQALNDRAGTLASQISAQLAFMTPELLAIEESRIEAFMNEHDELRVYRHAFDELAQERPHVLTEAEEALLAQAGDVLGQSSSTFGMLNNADLKFPKVKNEAGEDVELTHGRYITFLESSHRDVRETAFKAMYGTYKDYLNTFASTLSGSVKKDNFYATVRKFKNARQAALHHNAIPESVYDGLVEAVNERLDLLHRYVALRKRALGVDALHMYDLYTPLVKDVEMKISYEEAKRLMVDGLAPLGNEYVQIVKDGLDSRWVDVRETRGKRSGAYSSGAYDTQPFILMNWQDNVNNLFTLAHEFGHSVHSHYTRATQPYPYGDYSIFVAEVASTTNEALLNDYLLKTRTDKAERLYLLNNQLETFRGTLFRQTMFAEFEHMIHRAAQDGISLTPEYLNETYLELNKRYFGDEIVIDEEIAYEWARIPHFYYNYYVYQYATGISASAALSQQIMEEGEPAVRRYIDQFLKAGSSDYPIEVLKAAGVDMTTKAPVLAALDQFESVLDEMESLLFS; encoded by the coding sequence ATGTCAGACGTACTAACACGACAACAAGTGCCCGTCGAAGAGACGTGGAGCTTAGAGACGATTTATGCCGACGATCAAGCGTGGGAGCAGGATTTTGAAGCGCTCAAAGCGAACGTGCCGGCGCTCATGGAATATAAAGGGAAGCTCGGGGACTCGGCCGACACGCTTTATGCCGCGCTCAGCCTGCGGGACGAACTCTCGCGCCAACTGCATAAACTCTATACATACGCCCATATGCGTTATGACGAGGATACGGCAAACAGCCATTATCAAGCGTTGAACGATCGGGCGGGGACGCTAGCGTCCCAAATTTCGGCGCAACTCGCCTTTATGACACCGGAACTGCTCGCGATCGAGGAAAGTCGGATCGAGGCGTTCATGAACGAGCATGATGAACTCCGTGTCTACCGGCACGCGTTCGATGAGCTCGCCCAAGAGCGTCCGCACGTTTTGACGGAAGCCGAAGAAGCGTTGCTCGCCCAGGCGGGAGACGTGCTCGGGCAATCGAGCTCGACGTTCGGCATGCTCAACAACGCCGATTTGAAATTCCCGAAAGTGAAGAACGAGGCAGGCGAAGACGTTGAACTGACACACGGCCGCTATATCACATTTTTGGAGTCAAGCCACCGCGACGTGCGCGAGACGGCGTTCAAGGCGATGTACGGCACGTATAAAGACTATTTGAACACGTTCGCCTCGACGCTGTCAGGGAGTGTGAAAAAAGACAACTTCTACGCGACGGTCCGAAAGTTTAAAAACGCCCGCCAAGCGGCGCTTCATCATAACGCGATCCCGGAATCGGTATACGACGGGCTCGTCGAAGCGGTGAATGAGCGGCTCGACTTGTTGCACCGTTACGTCGCGCTCCGCAAACGGGCGCTCGGTGTCGATGCGTTGCATATGTACGACTTGTATACACCGCTCGTCAAAGACGTAGAGATGAAAATCTCTTATGAAGAAGCGAAGCGCTTAATGGTCGACGGTCTGGCCCCGCTTGGCAACGAGTACGTTCAAATCGTCAAAGATGGACTCGACTCGCGATGGGTGGACGTCCGGGAGACGCGAGGGAAGCGCAGCGGCGCCTACTCGTCTGGCGCGTACGACACGCAGCCGTTCATCTTGATGAACTGGCAAGACAACGTCAACAACTTGTTCACACTCGCCCACGAGTTCGGGCACTCGGTTCATAGCCATTACACACGGGCGACACAGCCGTATCCTTACGGAGATTACTCGATTTTCGTGGCCGAAGTCGCTTCGACGACGAACGAGGCGCTCTTGAACGACTACTTGTTAAAGACACGTACGGATAAGGCCGAACGTCTATACCTGCTCAACAACCAGCTTGAGACGTTCCGCGGCACGCTGTTCCGTCAAACGATGTTTGCCGAGTTCGAGCATATGATTCACCGGGCGGCCCAAGACGGGATCTCGCTCACACCGGAATACTTGAACGAGACGTACTTGGAATTGAACAAACGTTACTTCGGCGACGAGATTGTTATCGATGAAGAAATCGCTTACGAGTGGGCCCGCATCCCGCACTTCTACTACAACTATTACGTGTATCAATACGCGACGGGCATCTCGGCATCGGCGGCCTTGTCACAGCAGATCATGGAAGAAGGGGAGCCAGCGGTCCGCCGTTATATCGATCAGTTCTTAAAAGCGGGATCGAGCGATTATCCGATCGAAGTGCTGAAAGCGGCTGGTGTCGATATGACGACGAAGGCACCTGTTCTAGCGGCGTTGGATCAATTTGAGTCTGTCCTCGATGAGATGGAGTCGCTCTTGTTCTCATAA
- a CDS encoding competence protein CoiA — protein sequence MRYAIGRTGEYVDTRITNRRQIEALAPFSCPDCHERVILKEGVKRRLHFAHVHSCGRGESTGHQQDKWNVRQWLQQRGYAVDQEVTVGGRRADLVASNDTETLIVEVQASPLDAETYWQRTAHYTGAGFQVVWLASGMRPDPVPAFSPWMRAELARKHALFVPAGRQLYRFVGCPTSLRRGQGNWVPVDNFNASPFEPYYRFDAHRWTQRVRRSRVTPPYPTAVYRRLVLERLYPLGMLPSLLPTCCYLPLPALWGIHIHPFDFQVVLYLNRRSFPNDSVKWSIEKTCLQFGVTPTSDFLEVFEVQWKQLLNVFDVSPDVKEWPVPRTLEAALQSDVRLFQGFQRFMAKSYTN from the coding sequence ATGCGATATGCGATCGGTCGGACAGGGGAGTACGTGGACACCCGGATCACGAACCGGAGGCAAATCGAAGCGCTTGCCCCTTTTTCGTGCCCGGACTGTCACGAACGTGTCATCTTGAAGGAAGGGGTGAAACGTCGTCTTCATTTCGCTCACGTCCATTCATGTGGACGCGGAGAATCAACGGGTCACCAACAGGATAAATGGAACGTGAGGCAATGGTTGCAACAACGCGGTTATGCCGTCGACCAAGAAGTGACCGTCGGCGGGAGACGGGCCGATTTGGTGGCGTCAAACGACACCGAGACGCTCATCGTCGAAGTACAGGCCTCGCCGCTCGACGCCGAGACGTACTGGCAACGGACAGCGCATTACACGGGTGCTGGTTTTCAGGTCGTCTGGCTCGCGAGCGGGATGCGGCCAGATCCGGTGCCAGCTTTCTCACCGTGGATGCGGGCTGAACTGGCACGGAAACACGCGCTCTTCGTTCCAGCCGGGCGTCAACTCTACCGGTTCGTCGGCTGTCCGACTTCACTTAGGAGGGGGCAAGGGAATTGGGTCCCGGTAGACAATTTTAACGCCTCCCCGTTTGAGCCGTATTATCGGTTTGACGCTCACCGCTGGACGCAACGTGTCAGGAGGAGCCGCGTCACGCCGCCTTATCCGACCGCCGTTTATCGACGTTTGGTGCTCGAGCGGCTCTATCCGCTCGGGATGTTGCCTTCGCTACTGCCGACGTGTTGCTATTTGCCGCTTCCGGCCCTTTGGGGAATCCACATTCACCCGTTCGATTTTCAAGTCGTCTTATATTTGAATCGGCGCTCGTTCCCGAACGATTCGGTGAAGTGGAGCATAGAGAAGACATGCCTCCAGTTCGGCGTGACCCCGACAAGCGACTTTCTTGAAGTGTTTGAAGTACAATGGAAACAACTCTTGAACGTGTTCGATGTGTCGCCCGACGTGAAGGAGTGGCCCGTGCCGAGGACACTCGAGGCGGCGCTGCAAAGCGATGTTCGATTGTTTCAAGGGTTTCAGCGATTTATGGCGAAATCGTATACAAACTGA
- the cls gene encoding cardiolipin synthase, with translation MLRRIQVLLSLILLAGLIAVLSYYWSSQVIGLFSILVFLTTFSILLVILLENRNPQRTLIWAIVMIGFPVVGLFAYFVFGQNYRRKRMFKEKAMLDEETYLAYRQKAMTLSPSLMFTHDDYEKLMHLTSSLNQLPVSSNTYTQILTNGEQKFSKLLPALKGATRHIHLEYYIFREDRISREIQRILIDKARSGVEVRFLYDAVGSIHTSGSFFDEMRQAGVHVQAFFPVVLPLVSSKTNYRNHRKVVVIDGTEAFTGGLNVGDEYLGEHSKFGFWRDTHLYVRGEGVSELQLIFLQDWYYMTGERLFTPFYLEPLETVRSASGGVQIVASGPDEPYETMKSIYFALINAAKKSVYISSPYLIPDEDIMSALKTASLSGIDVRIVLPSYPDHKIVFYASRSYYEELLSAGVKIYLYEEGFMHSKVIVVDDGLATIGTANMDFRSFHLNFEVNALLYNTNSVHQLKQDLYKDFEGSHELDLAAFSERPFLIKLVESLARMFSPLL, from the coding sequence ATGTTGCGACGCATACAAGTACTCTTATCCCTTATTTTGCTCGCAGGACTCATTGCCGTATTATCATATTACTGGAGCTCGCAAGTGATCGGCTTGTTCTCGATTCTAGTCTTTTTGACGACGTTCAGCATTTTGCTCGTCATCTTGCTCGAGAACCGAAATCCGCAGCGGACGCTCATTTGGGCAATCGTCATGATCGGTTTCCCGGTCGTCGGCTTGTTCGCTTATTTCGTGTTTGGACAAAACTATCGCCGGAAACGTATGTTCAAAGAGAAGGCGATGCTTGACGAAGAGACGTACCTCGCTTACCGGCAAAAGGCGATGACGCTCTCGCCGTCCCTCATGTTCACACATGACGATTATGAGAAGCTCATGCATCTGACGTCGTCACTGAATCAGTTGCCGGTCTCGTCGAACACGTACACGCAAATCTTGACGAACGGTGAACAGAAGTTCTCCAAGCTGTTGCCGGCGTTAAAAGGGGCGACACGCCATATCCACCTCGAATACTATATTTTTCGGGAAGACCGTATTTCTCGGGAAATTCAGCGGATCTTGATCGACAAGGCACGATCGGGCGTCGAAGTGAGATTCCTCTATGATGCGGTCGGATCGATTCATACGAGTGGCTCCTTCTTTGATGAGATGCGCCAAGCGGGTGTCCATGTGCAAGCGTTCTTCCCGGTCGTCTTGCCGCTCGTCTCGAGCAAGACGAATTACCGGAACCACAGAAAGGTCGTCGTCATCGACGGGACGGAGGCGTTCACCGGAGGACTGAACGTCGGCGATGAATATTTAGGGGAACATTCGAAGTTTGGTTTTTGGCGCGACACGCATCTGTACGTCAGAGGTGAAGGAGTGTCAGAGCTACAGCTCATCTTTTTACAAGATTGGTACTACATGACCGGGGAACGGCTGTTCACGCCGTTCTATCTCGAGCCACTCGAGACGGTCCGGAGCGCGAGCGGCGGCGTTCAAATCGTCGCGAGCGGGCCTGATGAGCCGTACGAGACGATGAAATCGATTTACTTCGCTTTGATCAACGCGGCGAAGAAGTCGGTTTATATCTCCTCGCCTTATCTCATCCCGGATGAGGACATCATGAGCGCGCTCAAGACGGCATCACTTTCTGGCATCGACGTCCGCATCGTGCTGCCGAGCTATCCGGACCATAAGATCGTCTTTTATGCGAGTCGCTCCTATTATGAGGAGCTGCTCAGCGCCGGGGTAAAAATCTATTTATACGAGGAAGGGTTCATGCATTCAAAAGTCATCGTCGTAGACGATGGGCTCGCGACGATCGGGACAGCAAACATGGACTTTCGGAGCTTTCACTTGAATTTTGAAGTGAACGCGCTCCTCTATAATACGAACTCGGTCCATCAACTGAAACAAGACTTGTACAAAGATTTTGAAGGGTCACACGAACTAGACTTGGCCGCTTTTTCAGAACGGCCATTTCTGATCAAGTTAGTCGAGTCGTTGGCTCGAATGTTTTCACCATTATTATAA